The Verrucomicrobiia bacterium genome contains a region encoding:
- a CDS encoding cellulase family glycosylhydrolase: MRPSFQVLRFIAAFVLCSAANLSATGFLHTQGQDIVDEQGHKIMLRGVGLGNWLLPEGYMWKFGKEADRPRTIEKLIRDLLGPEGAARFWSEYRREYITQADIQKIAAVGFNSVRAVLNARLLLTEGVNPTYRPEGFELLENLVGWCKEAGVYVIIDMHAAPGGQTGANIDDSADDQPRLFMDSKNQDLLVNLWVKIATQYKDEPAVAAYDLLNEPLPERTGAAAKFKQDLEPLYRRITAAIRKVDKRHTITIEGADWANEWSVFTGPFDDNLVYQFHYYCWDRPARLKGINQYLDYRKRFGTPIWAGETGERDDAIYWATTDYFEANNVGWSFWPWKKLDARNAPYSIKAPENWETVTASSRPGAATPSKETSQKAFDGLLKNIRLENCVYYPDVVNALFRRVPGKIEAENYGHEGPGKSYFVKDPSQKARNYRASEPVPVEEIDGGGRRRQSGQGIRLGPDEWAGYMANSQQGRAFQVTVRVRAERLPASFDLLVNGKAQKVNVEGNDWVELKLEPVDLLDGANRLKLQVTRGVVCFDWLGLE; encoded by the coding sequence GTGAGACCTTCCTTTCAAGTCCTCCGCTTTATTGCAGCATTCGTCCTGTGCTCGGCCGCAAACCTCAGCGCGACGGGTTTTCTTCATACCCAGGGGCAGGACATTGTTGACGAACAAGGCCACAAAATCATGCTGCGCGGGGTCGGGCTGGGCAACTGGCTGCTGCCGGAGGGCTATATGTGGAAATTCGGAAAAGAAGCCGACCGCCCGCGCACGATCGAGAAACTGATTCGCGACCTGCTCGGCCCCGAGGGGGCCGCGCGGTTTTGGTCGGAGTATCGGCGCGAGTACATTACCCAGGCCGATATCCAGAAAATCGCGGCGGTCGGATTCAATTCGGTGCGGGCCGTTCTCAATGCACGGTTGCTTTTGACTGAAGGTGTAAATCCGACGTACCGCCCAGAGGGATTCGAGCTGCTCGAGAACCTGGTTGGCTGGTGTAAAGAAGCGGGGGTTTATGTGATCATTGATATGCACGCAGCGCCCGGCGGTCAGACGGGGGCCAATATTGACGACAGCGCCGATGACCAGCCGCGGCTCTTTATGGACAGCAAGAACCAGGACCTCCTGGTGAATCTCTGGGTCAAGATAGCGACCCAGTATAAAGACGAGCCGGCGGTGGCCGCCTACGACTTGCTGAACGAGCCGCTGCCGGAGCGCACGGGGGCGGCGGCCAAATTCAAACAGGACCTAGAACCGTTATATCGCCGGATAACGGCGGCCATCCGCAAGGTGGATAAGCGGCATACGATTACCATCGAGGGGGCGGACTGGGCGAACGAGTGGTCGGTATTCACCGGCCCGTTTGATGACAACTTGGTTTACCAGTTTCATTACTATTGCTGGGACCGGCCCGCCAGGCTGAAGGGCATCAACCAATACCTGGATTATCGCAAGCGCTTTGGAACCCCAATTTGGGCAGGCGAAACCGGTGAAAGGGACGACGCCATTTACTGGGCCACCACGGATTATTTCGAGGCCAACAACGTGGGCTGGTCGTTCTGGCCCTGGAAAAAGCTCGACGCCAGGAACGCCCCTTATTCGATCAAAGCGCCAGAAAATTGGGAAACGGTGACGGCGTCTTCGCGGCCAGGCGCGGCCACGCCTTCCAAAGAGACTTCCCAAAAGGCCTTCGACGGCTTGCTGAAGAATATCCGGCTCGAGAACTGTGTGTACTACCCTGATGTGGTGAACGCCCTGTTCCGGCGGGTCCCCGGAAAGATCGAGGCAGAGAATTACGGACACGAAGGGCCGGGCAAATCTTATTTCGTCAAGGACCCGTCGCAAAAGGCCAGAAATTACCGCGCATCGGAACCGGTGCCGGTTGAAGAAATTGATGGAGGCGGCAGGCGCCGCCAATCCGGCCAGGGCATCCGGCTGGGGCCGGACGAGTGGGCCGGATATATGGCGAACAGCCAGCAAGGAAGAGCCTTCCAGGTAACCGTTCGTGTCAGGGCAGAGAGACTGCCGGCAAGTTTCGATTTGTTGGTAAACGGCAAGGCCCAGAAGGTCAATGTGGAGGGCAACGACTGGGTGGAACTGAAATTGGAACCGGTTGATTTGTTGGATGGGGCGAACCGGCTGAAACTTCAGGTAACGCGCGGGGTCGTCTGTTTCGATTGGCTCGGTTTAGAGTAG
- the smpB gene encoding SsrA-binding protein SmpB gives MADILTNSKARRDYHLLDTFEAGIVLHGTEVKALRAGKGQIRDAFARVENGEVYLHNAHIEEYSHGNLQNHEPKAVRKLLLHKSEIRKLFELAAVKGNALVPLSFYWKNGKVKVALAVGKGKAQFDKREDLKKRQADLELKRAMMKPGRSRSG, from the coding sequence ATGGCCGACATCCTCACCAATTCAAAAGCACGCCGGGACTACCATCTCCTCGATACATTCGAGGCAGGCATCGTCTTGCACGGAACCGAAGTGAAGGCATTGCGGGCGGGCAAAGGCCAAATTCGGGATGCGTTCGCGCGCGTGGAGAATGGCGAGGTTTATCTTCACAATGCCCATATCGAGGAGTACTCGCACGGGAACTTGCAAAACCACGAACCCAAGGCCGTTCGGAAGCTGCTTCTTCACAAATCCGAAATCCGCAAGCTCTTTGAGTTGGCGGCGGTAAAGGGCAATGCCCTGGTGCCCCTCTCGTTCTATTGGAAGAACGGAAAAGTGAAAGTGGCGCTGGCGGTCGGCAAAGGCAAAGCCCAGTTCGATAAGCGCGAAGACCTGAAGAAGCGGCAGGCAGACCTGGAATTGAAGCGGGCGATGATGAAGCCAGGACGGAGCCGGAGCGGTTGA
- a CDS encoding response regulator, with protein sequence MSALRPILIAEDGEDDAFLITKALEEIQVPNPIRLVRNGADAITYLEHLGKGPLSSEIPALLLLDLRMPAKDGFDVLAWLNQHPALKASLPAVVLSSSLVAAEVKAACDLGAREFVEKPLAYHKLKEALLSVKEKWLDT encoded by the coding sequence ATGTCCGCATTGCGGCCAATTCTGATTGCTGAAGATGGAGAAGACGATGCCTTCCTCATCACCAAGGCCCTTGAAGAGATTCAAGTGCCGAACCCCATCCGGCTGGTGCGGAACGGAGCCGACGCCATCACTTACCTGGAGCATCTTGGTAAGGGGCCGCTTTCCTCGGAAATCCCTGCGCTCTTGTTGCTGGACCTTCGAATGCCGGCGAAGGACGGGTTTGATGTGCTCGCCTGGCTCAACCAGCACCCGGCCCTTAAAGCCAGCCTGCCGGCGGTCGTTTTAAGCTCATCTCTGGTTGCCGCTGAGGTAAAGGCGGCCTGCGACCTTGGCGCCCGCGAGTTCGTGGAAAAGCCCCTAGCCTATCACAAACTGAAGGAAGCCCTCCTTTCAGTCAAAGAGAAATGGCTCGATACCTGA
- a CDS encoding YlbF family regulator, which yields MQTTIEETPVAQKTRELCQTILDQPNMQSIRQRIDTFMGDDQVRSQYDGLVSKGQALQQKQQASMPLSGEEIADFEQHRDELMRNPVARGFFDAQEELQQVQQSVHQYVNKTLELGRLPTPEELSGGGCGHEGCGCHH from the coding sequence ATGCAAACGACAATCGAAGAAACCCCTGTGGCGCAAAAGACGCGCGAACTCTGCCAGACGATACTGGACCAGCCCAACATGCAATCCATCCGGCAGCGGATTGACACCTTTATGGGCGACGACCAGGTGCGCTCGCAATATGATGGGCTGGTGAGCAAGGGCCAGGCGCTTCAGCAAAAGCAGCAGGCCTCCATGCCGCTGAGCGGTGAGGAGATTGCCGATTTCGAACAGCACCGGGACGAACTGATGCGCAACCCGGTGGCGCGCGGGTTTTTCGATGCGCAGGAGGAGCTGCAGCAGGTCCAGCAATCGGTCCACCAATACGTGAACAAGACCCTGGAATTAGGGCGCCTGCCCACGCCAGAGGAACTCAGCGGCGGCGGCTGCGGCCATGAAGGCTGCGGCTGCCATCACTAA
- a CDS encoding DNA-directed RNA polymerase subunit omega, producing MGRFVKKPIALRKEDLPIFGIAFAAQTINIPRSIRFDLGNALNAELTKKALEKVGNPNVLVNLISRRVRQLNSGSGGLSRPLVAETGNLGAADIALLEIIEDKMGFEMPEITALTRPVGKKRKKH from the coding sequence ATGGGCCGTTTTGTAAAGAAGCCGATTGCCCTGCGCAAGGAAGATTTGCCGATTTTTGGTATTGCTTTTGCTGCCCAAACTATTAATATACCCCGCTCGATTCGATTCGACCTTGGAAACGCCTTGAACGCTGAACTAACAAAAAAAGCATTGGAGAAAGTTGGCAATCCCAACGTTCTGGTCAACCTCATCTCCCGCAGGGTGCGGCAACTCAACTCCGGCTCCGGCGGCTTGAGCCGCCCTTTGGTGGCCGAGACCGGCAACCTGGGAGCCGCTGATATCGCCTTGCTGGAAATCATCGAGGATAAAATGGGATTCGAGATGCCCGAGATAACTGCTCTGACACGGCCAGTGGGCAAAAAACGCAAGAAGCATTAG
- a CDS encoding farnesyl diphosphate synthase, producing MPAGAKKKEQSANGFDLQGFLAGRTAAVNAALDWFLPKAFTRPATIHKAMRYSLFAGGKRIRPALCLAAAGACGGKETEAMPLACAVECIHTYSLVHDDLPAMDNDDYRRGKLTNHKVFGEGIAVLAGDALLTQAFEIAAQSKGWPRYPHQALLLELARAAGSLQLIAGQVADLEAEGRAISAAHLRYIHERKTSALLCCAVRLGGMSANCTAAQLKTLTDFGYHVGLAFQVIDDILDVTQTSEQLGKTAGKDTKAQKATYPSIVGIERSRRIAQTLTNRAFSALKPFRGKAAALEALADFLLRRDR from the coding sequence ATGCCTGCAGGCGCCAAAAAAAAGGAACAATCGGCTAACGGCTTTGATTTGCAAGGGTTTTTGGCTGGCCGGACTGCCGCCGTCAATGCCGCCCTCGACTGGTTTCTGCCCAAGGCATTCACCCGCCCGGCGACTATCCACAAGGCCATGCGCTATTCGCTCTTCGCGGGCGGCAAGCGCATCCGCCCCGCCCTCTGTCTGGCAGCCGCCGGCGCTTGCGGCGGCAAAGAGACCGAAGCAATGCCGCTGGCCTGCGCCGTCGAGTGCATCCACACCTATTCTCTTGTCCATGATGATTTGCCGGCGATGGATAACGATGATTATCGCCGCGGCAAACTCACCAATCACAAGGTCTTCGGTGAAGGGATAGCCGTTCTGGCTGGGGATGCGCTATTGACGCAGGCCTTCGAAATCGCGGCGCAATCCAAAGGCTGGCCACGTTATCCCCACCAGGCGCTTCTGCTTGAACTGGCCCGGGCAGCCGGCTCCCTTCAGTTGATCGCCGGCCAGGTGGCCGATCTGGAAGCCGAAGGCAGGGCCATCTCCGCCGCTCACCTGCGCTATATTCATGAGCGCAAAACCTCCGCTCTGCTTTGCTGCGCGGTCCGCCTGGGAGGCATGAGCGCCAATTGCACCGCTGCCCAACTCAAAACATTAACCGATTTCGGCTATCACGTCGGCTTGGCCTTTCAGGTCATTGACGACATCCTGGATGTTACCCAGACCAGCGAGCAGTTGGGCAAAACTGCAGGCAAGGATACCAAGGCGCAAAAGGCGACTTATCCATCTATCGTCGGCATCGAACGCTCCCGGCGAATCGCTCAAACACTTACAAATCGCGCCTTCTCTGCCCTGAAGCCTTTTCGCGGCAAGGCCGCCGCCCTGGAGGCCCTAGCCGATTTCCTTCTCAGGCGGGATCGGTGA
- a CDS encoding sialate O-acetylesterase, with the protein MRELVQKRGFCRINTPGALLALVCVLALFPNALNAAPETERPFVHPLFSDHMVLQRGMKAPVWGWASPGTKVTVQFAGQTKTAVADADGKWMVHLDKLKASTEPRELTIGSSGAEGTVKVEDVLVGDVWLCTGQSNMEMGIGNCNVPDDIATANFPEIRLLTVPRLIAVQPVRSASCHWLPCSPSNIMQGVWNGFSAAGFFFGRELHRELGVPIGLIHSSWGGTVAEAWTSAEGLKPLGDFDNRLEKESQMDTTAEGSKKNPNIVTVLYNGMIAPLQPFAIRGAIWYQGESNAGRAYQYRALLPALIQDWRRGFDEKAFPFYIVQLAAFQATNSEPRDNDWAELREAQALTARNALHCGLAVAIDIGNAKDIHPKNKAEVGRRLALCALATTYGRRIEYAGPWYKGMKKDGSRVRLKFDHVDGGLVAHGDDLKGFAVAGEDHHFVWANAVIAGNTVVVSSPDVPNPVAVRYAWDIDPVCNLYNRVGLPAVPFRTDDWRLTTQGKK; encoded by the coding sequence ATGCGCGAGTTAGTTCAAAAGAGAGGTTTCTGTAGAATCAATACCCCTGGAGCTTTGCTGGCGCTGGTGTGCGTCCTGGCTCTGTTCCCAAACGCCCTCAACGCAGCGCCTGAAACAGAGCGGCCCTTTGTACATCCGCTGTTTTCGGACCACATGGTCCTACAGCGTGGGATGAAGGCGCCGGTGTGGGGCTGGGCCAGCCCGGGCACAAAGGTCACCGTGCAATTCGCCGGCCAGACAAAAACCGCAGTGGCGGACGCGGACGGCAAATGGATGGTCCATCTCGATAAGCTCAAAGCCTCCACCGAGCCGCGGGAGTTGACCATCGGCAGTTCGGGCGCTGAAGGGACGGTGAAGGTCGAAGACGTGCTTGTAGGAGATGTCTGGCTTTGCACAGGCCAATCCAACATGGAAATGGGCATTGGCAATTGCAATGTCCCGGATGACATCGCCACCGCAAATTTTCCCGAGATTCGGCTGCTAACCGTTCCGCGCCTGATTGCGGTCCAGCCTGTCCGCTCGGCGTCATGCCACTGGCTGCCGTGCAGCCCGTCCAACATCATGCAGGGCGTTTGGAACGGCTTTTCCGCAGCGGGCTTTTTCTTCGGACGCGAGTTGCACCGGGAGCTGGGCGTGCCGATTGGGTTAATTCATAGTTCGTGGGGCGGGACTGTGGCGGAGGCCTGGACAAGCGCCGAGGGCCTCAAACCGTTGGGCGATTTCGATAATCGCCTTGAAAAAGAGTCGCAGATGGACACAACAGCGGAAGGCTCGAAAAAGAATCCCAACATTGTGACCGTCCTGTATAACGGGATGATTGCGCCGCTGCAGCCCTTTGCGATTCGAGGGGCCATTTGGTATCAGGGCGAGTCGAATGCGGGCCGGGCGTATCAATATCGCGCGTTACTGCCGGCGTTGATACAGGATTGGCGCAGGGGCTTTGACGAAAAGGCTTTTCCATTTTACATCGTTCAATTAGCCGCCTTCCAGGCCACTAACTCCGAGCCGCGGGACAATGATTGGGCCGAATTGCGCGAAGCCCAGGCCCTGACGGCGCGCAACGCGCTCCATTGCGGCTTGGCCGTGGCGATCGATATCGGCAATGCCAAGGACATTCATCCCAAGAACAAGGCGGAGGTGGGCCGGCGTCTGGCCCTTTGCGCCCTGGCAACAACCTACGGAAGAAGAATCGAGTATGCAGGCCCATGGTACAAAGGTATGAAAAAGGACGGGAGCCGTGTCCGGCTCAAATTCGATCACGTCGATGGCGGTCTGGTCGCGCACGGTGATGACTTGAAGGGCTTCGCCGTTGCCGGTGAGGATCACCACTTTGTCTGGGCCAATGCCGTCATTGCGGGCAACACCGTGGTAGTCTCCTCTCCCGATGTCCCCAACCCAGTGGCGGTGCGCTATGCCTGGGACATCGATCCGGTGTGCAATCTTTACAACCGCGTCGGGCTGCCTGCTGTCCCGTTTCGCACTGATGATTGGCGTCTGACGACCCAAGGCAAAAAGTGA
- a CDS encoding DUF5060 domain-containing protein, whose amino-acid sequence MPVKNWIQGGLLLWLLACAFHGAIGVGVYSRSEASFAVTNLTSDPFDYTVTDVRAQILQPDGSTVSLPAFYDGGTTWRVRHTPGMAGLYQVTGVTLNGQPLSVGNLQPSSWTVAGWPNSRGFVAVDPANTNHFITTDSHRYYPLGQDVAWDTTATTNVVSIMTKLGATHENWSRVWMDHWDGKNLDWPKVGGNFGTLSLAVAQKWDAIVFAAEQSGVALQMTLQHHGQYSSSVDSNWGQNPYNAANGGFLSDATQFFTNATAKALTKRKLRYAVARWGYSPAIMGWELFNEVQYTDAALAGQWANIGAWHNEMAQFIRLQDAYHHLITTSSDLNEPIWNQCDYYQHHDYPADLISALRDPAGVPAGQPVKPIFGGECGMDSTPYLGFHAPLWAGLMAGQSGAAQQWYWDQVDADNAYPLFRSAADFVRMAGLSEQDALARAAPHVSCPVSSSLVFAPGGGWGTATQDTFTVGDNAPNGIGTLPSYLQGNYHRSMTPNGFTFLVNYPPGGGSFSAQVLTIAASGAGLTILVDGLTASSVAWPAPGSDLNTNFTLSANITAGQHSIKLWNPGQDWVNLGNLTFNPYTSILGAYQLGNTNFAALWIWHRTNIYNPNATLAVSGSLVLAGLQSGTYAGAWWDTFAGEALSNFTFTVTDTNGVTLSIPPVLRSVAFYAGPPPQATVVPPALNQILTTNSPALALPLVITNAGGLPLAYSICVTGVSPVAYSALNSTQTGGPVFAWTDISAIGRELTTNFTALTTKSSRDEGIAGPIDIGFNFPFFSGSQVPGLFNKLFISPNGFVTFTPFAGDTSTNASLPNVLAPSNCIAFFWKDMVLNAAAHVYCATDSIAGAFTLQFQNVSIKGTSTNVSCQLILKTSGEILMQYKTVGISNACTVGIQNAAADQGLQVAFNQNYLNSGFAISLKPASWLDVSANSDLVPRWKAEHLTLALSPEGKPEGIYSATLLLVTADPALPLTVLPVSLTVLDPIDAWRLNQFGTWTNAGLAADAADPDHDGLVNLIEYALGLNPNSPDPNPVTFSISAGHLKVQYKRPHPAPIDVACTAETAGDLSSVSWNSGPLYLSQTSSINGDGTETVTVTDLADLSTAPAHYLRLRFSRQ is encoded by the coding sequence ATGCCGGTCAAAAACTGGATTCAGGGCGGGCTTCTTTTGTGGCTGCTGGCCTGCGCCTTTCATGGGGCGATTGGCGTGGGTGTCTATTCGCGCAGTGAAGCGTCATTCGCCGTTACGAATCTCACATCAGACCCCTTTGATTACACGGTCACCGATGTGCGGGCGCAGATTCTGCAGCCAGACGGCTCGACGGTTTCGCTCCCGGCGTTCTATGACGGGGGCACGACCTGGCGGGTGCGCCACACGCCGGGGATGGCCGGGTTGTACCAGGTCACGGGCGTGACCTTGAACGGCCAACCGCTATCGGTGGGTAATTTACAGCCCAGCTCATGGACAGTCGCCGGCTGGCCGAACAGCCGCGGGTTTGTGGCGGTTGATCCGGCCAACACGAATCATTTTATCACCACCGATAGCCATCGTTACTACCCTCTAGGCCAGGATGTCGCTTGGGACACCACCGCCACAACCAATGTGGTCAGTATCATGACCAAACTCGGCGCGACGCACGAGAACTGGTCTCGGGTCTGGATGGACCATTGGGACGGCAAAAACCTCGATTGGCCAAAAGTTGGGGGGAACTTCGGCACTCTCAGCCTTGCGGTGGCGCAAAAATGGGATGCGATTGTGTTCGCGGCGGAACAGAGCGGCGTCGCTCTTCAAATGACTCTTCAGCATCACGGCCAGTATTCATCCAGTGTGGACTCGAACTGGGGGCAGAATCCGTACAATGCTGCCAATGGCGGTTTTCTTTCCGATGCGACGCAGTTTTTTACGAACGCGACGGCCAAGGCGCTCACCAAACGCAAGCTGCGCTACGCGGTCGCGCGGTGGGGCTACTCCCCGGCTATCATGGGCTGGGAATTGTTTAACGAGGTTCAATACACCGATGCCGCGCTGGCGGGACAATGGGCCAACATTGGTGCCTGGCATAATGAGATGGCGCAGTTCATCCGCTTGCAGGATGCTTATCATCATCTCATCACCACCAGTTCCGACCTTAATGAGCCGATTTGGAATCAATGCGATTACTATCAGCATCATGATTATCCCGCCGACCTCATTTCGGCGTTGCGCGACCCGGCCGGCGTGCCCGCCGGCCAGCCTGTGAAACCGATCTTCGGTGGCGAATGCGGCATGGACAGCACGCCGTACCTGGGCTTTCACGCGCCGCTTTGGGCTGGCTTGATGGCCGGCCAATCCGGCGCCGCCCAGCAATGGTACTGGGACCAGGTCGATGCCGATAACGCCTATCCCCTCTTTCGCTCCGCAGCCGACTTTGTCCGAATGGCTGGTCTTTCGGAGCAGGATGCGCTCGCCAGGGCTGCCCCGCATGTAAGTTGCCCGGTCAGCAGCAGCCTGGTGTTTGCGCCGGGCGGCGGTTGGGGCACGGCAACTCAGGATACTTTCACCGTGGGCGACAACGCGCCAAACGGCATCGGCACATTGCCGAGTTATTTGCAGGGGAATTACCACCGGTCAATGACCCCGAATGGATTTACTTTTCTGGTCAATTACCCACCCGGCGGAGGCTCCTTTTCCGCCCAGGTCCTAACCATTGCTGCCTCGGGGGCGGGTCTCACCATCTTGGTGGACGGTCTCACGGCATCTTCTGTGGCCTGGCCTGCGCCCGGCTCGGACCTGAACACAAATTTTACACTCTCAGCGAACATCACAGCCGGACAGCATTCGATCAAGCTTTGGAACCCGGGCCAGGATTGGGTAAACCTTGGCAATCTGACGTTCAATCCCTACACGTCGATTCTGGGGGCCTATCAGTTGGGCAATACGAATTTCGCCGCCCTTTGGATATGGCATCGCACCAATATCTATAATCCAAACGCAACCCTCGCCGTCAGCGGCTCTTTAGTATTGGCTGGTCTTCAATCAGGAACGTACGCCGGCGCCTGGTGGGACACCTTTGCCGGCGAGGCGCTGAGCAACTTTACTTTTACCGTAACGGATACAAATGGAGTGACCCTCTCGATACCGCCTGTCCTTCGCTCAGTCGCGTTCTATGCCGGACCACCGCCCCAGGCAACCGTTGTTCCGCCGGCGCTCAACCAAATCCTGACCACCAACTCGCCGGCCCTTGCCCTGCCGCTGGTTATTACAAATGCAGGCGGGTTGCCGCTGGCTTACTCAATCTGCGTGACCGGTGTTTCTCCGGTCGCTTACAGCGCTCTTAATTCCACCCAGACCGGCGGTCCGGTTTTTGCCTGGACCGATATTTCGGCCATTGGCCGCGAGCTCACCACCAATTTCACCGCCCTCACCACCAAGAGCTCGCGCGACGAGGGCATTGCCGGCCCGATTGATATCGGTTTCAATTTCCCATTCTTCAGCGGCAGCCAGGTCCCCGGGCTCTTCAACAAACTTTTTATCTCACCCAATGGTTTCGTTACGTTCACGCCGTTTGCCGGGGATACCTCGACGAATGCCTCGTTACCCAACGTCTTGGCCCCCTCAAACTGCATCGCCTTTTTCTGGAAGGACATGGTCCTGAACGCGGCGGCCCATGTCTATTGCGCCACCGATTCAATTGCCGGCGCCTTCACGCTCCAGTTCCAGAATGTCTCGATAAAAGGGACATCCACAAACGTTTCCTGCCAGCTCATTCTCAAAACCTCAGGCGAAATCCTGATGCAATACAAAACGGTTGGAATCTCCAACGCCTGCACCGTAGGGATTCAAAATGCCGCGGCAGACCAGGGGCTGCAGGTTGCCTTCAATCAAAACTATCTCAACAGCGGTTTTGCCATCAGCCTTAAACCGGCGTCATGGCTTGATGTCTCCGCCAACTCCGACCTGGTGCCCCGATGGAAGGCGGAGCATCTGACTTTGGCGCTCAGTCCCGAGGGCAAACCGGAGGGAATTTACAGCGCTACACTCTTGCTCGTCACGGCGGACCCGGCACTTCCGTTGACGGTGCTGCCAGTCAGTCTCACCGTTCTGGACCCGATCGATGCGTGGCGCCTCAACCAATTCGGCACTTGGACAAACGCCGGGCTGGCCGCTGACGCCGCCGACCCTGACCACGACGGCCTGGTGAACCTGATCGAGTACGCTCTCGGCCTGAACCCAAATTCACCGGACCCCAATCCTGTAACCTTCTCGATCTCGGCGGGCCATTTGAAGGTCCAATACAAGCGCCCGCACCCTGCCCCGATTGATGTTGCCTGCACCGCCGAAACTGCGGGTGATCTGTCCTCTGTCTCCTGGAATTCGGGTCCGTTGTACCTCAGCCAGACGTCGTCCATCAATGGGGATGGCACCGAAACGGTGACGGTTACCGATTTGGCCGATCTCTCCACCGCTCCCGCGCATTACCTGCGGCTTCGGTTCAGCAGGCAATAA